One window of the Oceanicaulis sp. genome contains the following:
- a CDS encoding nucleoside hydrolase: MSRRVLLDCDPGVDDCIALMAALGAPEAIDLIAVTTVAGNVPVETCARNAAGVLAVAGRGDLKVYAGCPRPLVFDPVFAEHIHGETGLGAAELPAPDGPPETRHAVDVICDTLEAAEPGSITLVLTGPMTNAAMALVKAPHLIEAIDEIVVMGGAREAGGNITASAEFNIYADPHAAHVVLNAGAKVTMIGLDATLQIRCTPDRLDRLRRADHAAPRVAADMVEHVNGVYGEIYGAEGAALHDPCTIGYLIAPDLFTARPAHVSVDTRDGLTRGHTSVDVHLLGGKPANVNWVTGLDAPALFDLLVDRMERL; the protein is encoded by the coding sequence TTGAGCCGCCGGGTCCTTCTCGACTGCGATCCGGGCGTCGACGACTGCATCGCGCTGATGGCCGCGCTGGGCGCGCCCGAGGCGATCGATCTCATCGCCGTGACGACCGTGGCCGGCAACGTCCCGGTCGAGACCTGCGCGCGCAACGCCGCAGGCGTGCTCGCCGTGGCCGGGCGAGGCGATCTGAAGGTCTACGCCGGCTGCCCGCGGCCGCTTGTGTTCGATCCGGTCTTCGCCGAGCACATTCACGGCGAGACAGGCCTGGGCGCCGCCGAGCTGCCCGCGCCCGACGGCCCGCCAGAGACCCGGCACGCGGTGGATGTCATCTGCGACACGCTCGAAGCCGCCGAACCGGGCTCGATCACGCTGGTGCTCACCGGTCCGATGACCAATGCGGCGATGGCGCTGGTCAAGGCCCCGCACCTCATCGAGGCGATCGACGAGATCGTCGTCATGGGCGGGGCGCGCGAGGCGGGCGGCAACATCACCGCCTCGGCCGAATTCAACATCTACGCCGATCCGCACGCCGCCCATGTGGTTCTGAACGCGGGCGCGAAGGTGACGATGATCGGGCTCGACGCGACCTTGCAGATCCGCTGCACGCCGGACCGGCTGGACCGGCTCAGGCGCGCCGATCACGCCGCGCCGCGCGTCGCCGCGGACATGGTCGAGCACGTCAACGGCGTGTACGGCGAGATCTACGGCGCGGAAGGCGCGGCGCTGCACGATCCGTGCACGATCGGATACCTGATCGCGCCCGATCTGTTCACCGCCCGGCCCGCTCATGTCAGCGTGGACACGCGCGACGGGCTGACCCGCGGGCACACTTCGGTGGACGTGCACCTGCTCGGCGGAAAGCCTGCGAACGTGAACTGGGTGACGGGGCTCGACGCGCCGGCCCTGTTCGATCTTCTGGTCGACCGGATGGAGCGTCTGTGA
- a CDS encoding NupC/NupG family nucleoside CNT transporter has product MSENLIAVFGGFLLLFIAFVFSTNKRKIRLRVVVAALGLQIGIGVLVLYLPAGRAALAAMSQVVNELLGFARAGIEMVFGPLVSEVGFSFALNVLPVIIFFAALMAVLYHVGIMQWVVRIVGWLLHKLLATGRVASLNAAANIFVGQTEAPLIVRPYLAGITKPQLFAIMTSGLASVAGTVLAGYAQLGVSVEYLLAASFMSAPGGLLMAKIIMPDEGKDDEPQDLVRPREKDERHANVIMAAAVGAKDGLWLALNIGAMLIAFVSLIALVNGILGGLGGMAGIEGLTIQRILGFVFSPLMIALSIPVAEAQAAGAIVGEKLVINEFIAYITLTQNLEAFSPRSQAILTIALCGFANLSSIGILLGGLGSLVPDRMGEIAKFGLRAVLAGSLSNLMSAAIAGALFLP; this is encoded by the coding sequence ATGTCCGAAAACCTCATCGCCGTCTTCGGCGGCTTCCTGCTGCTGTTCATCGCGTTCGTGTTCTCCACCAACAAGCGCAAGATCCGCCTGCGCGTGGTGGTCGCCGCGCTGGGGCTGCAGATCGGCATCGGGGTGCTGGTGCTCTATCTGCCCGCAGGCCGCGCCGCGCTCGCGGCCATGTCGCAGGTGGTCAACGAGCTTCTCGGCTTCGCCAGGGCCGGCATCGAGATGGTGTTCGGCCCGCTGGTCTCCGAGGTGGGGTTCAGCTTCGCGCTCAACGTCCTGCCGGTGATCATCTTCTTCGCCGCCCTGATGGCGGTGCTCTACCATGTCGGGATCATGCAGTGGGTGGTCCGCATCGTGGGCTGGCTGCTGCACAAGCTGCTCGCCACGGGCCGCGTGGCCTCGCTGAACGCGGCGGCGAACATCTTCGTGGGCCAGACCGAGGCGCCGCTGATCGTGCGGCCTTATCTGGCGGGCATCACCAAGCCGCAGCTGTTTGCGATCATGACCTCGGGGCTGGCCTCGGTCGCCGGCACGGTGCTGGCCGGTTACGCCCAGCTCGGGGTCAGCGTGGAATATCTGCTGGCCGCGAGCTTCATGTCCGCGCCGGGCGGCCTCCTGATGGCGAAGATCATCATGCCCGACGAGGGCAAGGACGACGAACCCCAGGACCTCGTCAGACCGCGCGAGAAGGACGAGCGGCACGCCAACGTCATCATGGCGGCTGCAGTCGGCGCCAAGGACGGTCTGTGGCTGGCGCTGAACATCGGCGCGATGCTGATCGCCTTCGTCTCGCTGATCGCGCTGGTGAACGGGATTCTGGGCGGGCTCGGCGGGATGGCCGGGATCGAGGGGCTGACGATCCAGCGCATTCTGGGCTTCGTGTTCTCCCCGCTGATGATCGCGCTCAGCATCCCCGTCGCCGAGGCGCAGGCCGCCGGCGCGATCGTGGGCGAGAAGCTCGTGATCAACGAGTTCATCGCCTACATCACGCTGACCCAGAACCTCGAGGCGTTCTCCCCGCGCAGTCAGGCGATCCTGACGATCGCGCTGTGCGGCTTCGCCAATCTCAGCTCGATCGGCATCCTTCTGGGCGGGCTGGGCAGCCTGGTGCCCGACCGGATGGGGGAGATCGCGAAGTTCGGCCTGCGCGCGGTGCTGGCCGGCTCGCTGTCGAACCTGATGAGCGCAGCGATCGCGGGTGCGTTGTTCCTGCCATGA
- a CDS encoding M24 family metallopeptidase, producing the protein MTFHLALRPALAVLLALTAAVSAAHADEAPGVLPLRERAEVIDRILAERLDTLAPEIMRAEGVDMWILMAREYFEEPVVASMLDARSMHARRRTILVFHDPGEGAAVERLTVSRYGLAGLFEPAWDPEIEPDQWAAVADIVAERDPETIAINISDLTAFGDGMTASQYAALRAALPESYQERLVSGEGLAVRWLQTRTPGEIALYPGVVRIAHEIMARAFSAEVITPGVTTADDVVWWYREEAARLGLQPWFHPSVGIQRQGADGMLGGDVVIEPGDLLWTDFGITYLRLSTDTQQLAYVLKPGETEPPAGLVAGLKATNRVQDILLEKFEAGLSGNEILARARAQAISEGLDPSIYTHPIGIYGHGAGPAIGFWDNQDADPRGAGPIRPNTAWAIELTSYSEVPEWGGQRVDFRSEKDAIFDGRTVRYLDGRQTELIVIPSAP; encoded by the coding sequence ATGACCTTTCACCTCGCTTTGCGCCCCGCCCTCGCTGTCCTGCTGGCTCTGACCGCCGCCGTGTCTGCGGCGCATGCGGACGAGGCGCCCGGCGTGCTGCCGCTGCGCGAGCGGGCCGAGGTGATCGACCGGATCCTCGCCGAGCGGCTGGACACGCTCGCGCCGGAGATCATGCGCGCCGAGGGCGTGGACATGTGGATCCTGATGGCGCGGGAGTATTTCGAGGAGCCGGTGGTCGCCAGCATGCTGGACGCGCGCTCCATGCATGCGCGCCGGCGGACCATCCTGGTCTTCCACGATCCGGGCGAAGGCGCGGCGGTGGAGCGGCTGACGGTCAGCCGTTACGGGCTCGCGGGTCTGTTCGAACCGGCCTGGGACCCTGAAATCGAGCCCGATCAGTGGGCCGCCGTCGCCGACATCGTCGCCGAGCGTGATCCGGAGACGATCGCGATCAACATCTCAGACCTCACCGCCTTCGGCGACGGCATGACGGCGAGCCAGTACGCGGCGCTTCGCGCGGCGCTGCCCGAGAGCTATCAGGAGCGCCTCGTCTCCGGCGAAGGGCTGGCGGTGCGCTGGCTTCAGACCCGCACGCCCGGCGAGATCGCGCTCTATCCCGGCGTCGTGCGCATCGCCCATGAGATCATGGCGCGCGCGTTTTCGGCTGAGGTGATCACGCCGGGCGTCACCACCGCCGACGACGTGGTCTGGTGGTATCGCGAGGAGGCTGCGCGGCTGGGCCTTCAGCCGTGGTTTCACCCCTCGGTGGGGATCCAGCGCCAAGGCGCGGACGGCATGCTGGGCGGGGACGTGGTGATCGAGCCGGGCGATCTGCTCTGGACCGATTTCGGGATCACCTACCTGCGGCTCAGCACCGACACCCAGCAGCTCGCCTATGTGCTCAAACCCGGCGAGACCGAACCGCCGGCCGGGCTCGTGGCCGGGCTGAAAGCGACCAACCGGGTGCAGGACATCCTGCTTGAGAAGTTCGAGGCCGGGCTCAGCGGCAACGAAATCCTCGCCCGCGCCCGCGCACAGGCGATCTCCGAAGGGCTCGATCCGTCCATCTACACCCACCCGATCGGGATTTACGGCCATGGCGCAGGCCCGGCGATCGGGTTCTGGGACAATCAGGACGCCGATCCGCGCGGGGCGGGGCCGATCCGTCCGAACACCGCCTGGGCGATCGAGCTGACGAGCTATTCCGAAGTGCCCGAATGGGGCGGTCAGCGCGTCGATTTCCGCTCCGAGAAGGACGCGATCTTCGATGGGCGGACCGTGCGCTATCTCGACGGACGGCAGACCGAACTCATCGTGATACCGTCCGCCCCCTGA
- a CDS encoding DUF2252 family protein: MAAQTKRKSKSASKSAAKKSTSKSSAKSRSSRSASSRSGQTTRTRSAAAKKKAGARPEAEREETDIQSSWKAEGRTEAFADLAKRIAAGEPVVPPAQLTGQARREHVRATLREDHASRIEQRDHGARRKFDELAGDVFKFFRGTALLFYRDMAGQDASMPTVMALGDVHPENFGVMPDRHGAPIFGVNDFDETIYAPFTWDLKRGATGFWIAAAYEGGLKRKKRRKIIRKFVKGYLEAMRGFADRATEKNADYRMHNSPDVVERLFEEACEGRAEWLADDYLDENGRGFRANDELQPISAEIDRFQDAVDRLAKSKHFDRPDRAGELKVKDVAKRHGQGTASLGLPRYYVLIEGPSKDATDDLIIEFKRARRSALEGLVPPSDFHAGEKADRIAHGQAVQLAHGDVFYGAVEIYGESFMTRERAPFREDIDLDELSDKTWKKYAKVCGAALARSHALSDELGQLDYDIEPSIVQAAAPEKLFIADMVRFAEEAADRLERDHALFCEDHEAGAFDTVDMIYR; encoded by the coding sequence ATGGCCGCCCAGACCAAACGCAAGTCGAAGTCCGCGTCGAAATCCGCCGCGAAGAAGTCGACCTCGAAGTCGTCGGCGAAAAGCCGGTCCTCGCGATCGGCGTCGAGCCGATCCGGTCAGACCACCCGCACGCGCAGCGCAGCCGCGAAGAAAAAGGCCGGCGCGCGGCCCGAGGCCGAGCGCGAGGAGACCGACATCCAGTCCTCCTGGAAGGCCGAGGGCCGGACCGAAGCCTTCGCCGATCTCGCAAAGCGCATCGCGGCGGGAGAGCCCGTCGTTCCGCCCGCCCAGCTCACCGGTCAGGCCCGCCGCGAGCATGTCCGCGCCACCCTGCGCGAGGATCACGCCTCCAGGATCGAGCAGCGCGATCACGGCGCGCGGCGCAAGTTCGACGAGCTGGCCGGGGACGTCTTCAAGTTCTTCCGCGGCACGGCGCTCCTGTTTTATCGCGACATGGCCGGGCAGGACGCGAGCATGCCCACGGTGATGGCGCTGGGCGACGTGCACCCGGAAAATTTCGGCGTCATGCCCGACCGGCACGGCGCGCCGATCTTCGGGGTCAATGATTTCGACGAGACGATCTATGCGCCCTTCACCTGGGACCTCAAACGCGGCGCGACCGGGTTCTGGATCGCCGCCGCCTATGAAGGCGGGCTGAAGCGCAAGAAACGGCGCAAGATCATCAGGAAATTCGTCAAAGGCTATCTCGAGGCCATGCGCGGCTTCGCCGACCGGGCCACCGAGAAGAACGCCGACTACCGCATGCACAACTCCCCCGACGTCGTCGAACGCCTGTTCGAGGAAGCGTGCGAGGGGCGCGCGGAATGGCTGGCGGACGATTATCTCGACGAGAACGGCCGGGGCTTTCGCGCCAATGACGAGCTGCAGCCGATCTCCGCGGAGATCGACCGGTTTCAGGACGCCGTTGACCGGCTGGCGAAATCCAAGCATTTCGACCGGCCCGACCGCGCGGGCGAGCTCAAGGTCAAGGACGTCGCCAAGCGCCACGGCCAGGGCACGGCCTCGCTCGGCCTGCCGCGCTATTACGTGCTGATCGAAGGCCCCTCGAAAGACGCCACCGACGACCTCATCATCGAGTTCAAGCGCGCCCGGCGCTCCGCCCTCGAGGGCCTCGTACCGCCCTCGGACTTCCACGCCGGGGAAAAGGCCGACCGGATCGCGCACGGCCAGGCGGTCCAGCTCGCCCATGGCGACGTCTTCTACGGCGCGGTTGAGATCTACGGCGAAAGCTTCATGACCCGCGAGCGCGCCCCGTTCCGCGAGGACATCGATCTTGACGAGCTCAGCGACAAGACCTGGAAGAAATACGCGAAGGTCTGCGGCGCCGCGCTCGCGCGCTCGCATGCGCTGTCCGACGAGCTCGGCCAGCTCGATTACGACATCGAGCCGTCCATCGTTCAGGCCGCCGCGCCGGAAAAGCTCTTCATCGCCGACATGGTCCGCTTCGCCGAGGAAGCCGCCGACCGGCTCGAACGCGACCACGCCCTGTTCTGCGAAGACCATGAGGCCGGCGCCTTCGACACGGTGGACATGATCTACCGGTGA
- the bchJ gene encoding bacteriochlorophyll 4-vinyl reductase — MALDLSPAGAAGLDTAAETRPAGLIGPNSVLQTETALIEAGGPALARAVFARAELGALLEERPSAMIDEQIPRALFDALFDLLPRDQALAVAHRAGRLTGAYILAHRIPRFAQAILKLLPGRLAAPILLAAVRKHAWTFAGSGVCTTAPGRPATLEIAGNPLAMPGCVWHAGVLETLFETLVSPRAVVRHTRCGHDGAHACRFEIAV, encoded by the coding sequence ATGGCGCTCGATCTCAGCCCGGCCGGCGCCGCCGGCCTCGATACGGCGGCTGAAACCCGGCCGGCGGGGCTGATCGGGCCCAATTCGGTCCTTCAGACCGAAACCGCGCTGATCGAAGCGGGCGGGCCTGCGCTGGCGCGCGCGGTCTTCGCCCGGGCCGAGCTCGGCGCTCTGCTCGAAGAGCGGCCTTCGGCGATGATCGACGAGCAGATCCCCCGCGCTTTGTTCGACGCGCTGTTTGACCTTCTGCCGCGCGATCAGGCGCTGGCGGTCGCGCATCGCGCGGGACGGCTGACGGGCGCTTATATTCTCGCCCATCGCATTCCGCGCTTCGCACAAGCGATCCTGAAACTCCTGCCCGGCCGCCTCGCCGCGCCGATCCTGCTGGCTGCGGTGCGAAAGCACGCCTGGACGTTCGCAGGCTCGGGCGTGTGCACGACCGCGCCGGGCCGGCCGGCGACGCTGGAGATCGCGGGCAACCCGCTCGCGATGCCCGGCTGCGTCTGGCATGCGGGCGTGCTGGAGACCCTGTTCGAAACGCTCGTCAGCCCGCGCGCGGTCGTCCGTCACACGCGCTGCGGCCATGACGGCGCGCACGCCTGCCGATTCGAGATCGCCGTGTGA
- the bchE gene encoding magnesium-protoporphyrin IX monomethyl ester anaerobic oxidative cyclase, with translation MRILLIHPNYHSGGAEIAGSWPPAWVAYLSGPLKRAGYTDIHFLDAMTNHLSDADLRAKMEELQPDVVGTTAITPSIYTAERVLEIAKETVPGAVRVLGGIHGTFMFKQVLSEAPWIDVIVRGEGEEIFLNLVTAIAEGAWPHARWDIKGLAFRDGEQIVSTEAAPTIKDLDTLEPDWSLLEWDKYIYVPLGVKVAIPNMARGCPFTCSFCSQWKFWRDYRVRDPKKVVDEIEHLVNEHGVGFFILADEEPTINRKKFIQFCQELIDRGLPDKIKWGINTRVTDIMRDKELLSFYREAGLVHVSLGTEAAAQLKLDTFNKETKVEENKEAIRLLREADIFVEAQFIVGLDNETEETLEETYRMAWDWQPDLANWAMYTPWPFTPLFQALGDKVEIFDFEKYNFVTPIMKPEAMERGELLNGVMKNYRRFYMQKALFHYPWRGTGFRRRYLLGCLKAFLKAGFKRQFYDLGKANYWGPQSKKTVNFNFDRTRQIAPAQIDDWQANADKAAIKRARRLSENPEPVMACGGGTEQMKPAEKPGARATLIDTR, from the coding sequence ATGCGAATCTTGCTCATTCACCCGAACTATCACTCGGGCGGTGCGGAAATCGCGGGCAGCTGGCCGCCGGCCTGGGTGGCGTATCTTTCCGGGCCGCTGAAGCGGGCCGGGTATACCGACATCCACTTCCTGGACGCGATGACGAACCATCTGAGCGACGCCGATCTGCGCGCGAAGATGGAAGAGCTTCAGCCCGACGTGGTGGGGACCACGGCGATCACCCCGTCCATCTACACCGCCGAGCGGGTGCTGGAGATCGCCAAGGAGACCGTGCCCGGCGCGGTGCGGGTTCTCGGCGGCATCCACGGCACGTTCATGTTCAAGCAGGTGCTGTCCGAAGCGCCCTGGATCGACGTCATCGTGCGCGGCGAGGGCGAGGAGATTTTCCTCAATCTCGTCACCGCCATCGCCGAGGGCGCCTGGCCGCATGCGCGCTGGGACATCAAGGGGCTGGCCTTCCGCGACGGCGAACAGATCGTCTCCACCGAAGCCGCGCCGACGATCAAGGATCTCGACACGCTGGAGCCCGACTGGTCGCTGCTGGAATGGGACAAGTACATCTACGTCCCGCTCGGGGTGAAGGTGGCCATTCCCAACATGGCGCGCGGCTGCCCCTTCACCTGCAGCTTCTGCAGCCAGTGGAAGTTCTGGCGGGATTACCGGGTGCGCGATCCCAAAAAGGTCGTCGACGAGATCGAGCATCTGGTGAACGAACACGGGGTCGGGTTCTTCATCCTCGCCGACGAGGAGCCGACGATAAACCGCAAGAAATTCATCCAGTTCTGCCAGGAGCTGATCGATCGCGGCCTGCCCGACAAGATCAAATGGGGCATCAACACCCGCGTCACCGACATCATGCGGGACAAGGAGCTTCTGAGCTTCTACCGCGAGGCCGGGCTGGTGCATGTCTCGCTGGGCACCGAAGCGGCCGCCCAGCTCAAGCTCGACACCTTCAACAAGGAAACCAAGGTCGAGGAGAACAAGGAAGCGATCCGGCTGCTGCGCGAAGCGGACATCTTCGTGGAGGCCCAGTTCATCGTCGGGCTCGACAACGAGACCGAGGAGACGCTGGAAGAAACCTATCGCATGGCCTGGGACTGGCAGCCCGATCTGGCGAACTGGGCGATGTACACGCCCTGGCCGTTCACGCCGCTGTTTCAGGCGCTCGGCGACAAGGTCGAGATCTTCGACTTCGAGAAGTACAATTTCGTCACCCCCATCATGAAGCCCGAGGCGATGGAGCGCGGCGAGCTTCTGAACGGGGTGATGAAGAATTATCGCCGCTTCTACATGCAGAAGGCGCTGTTTCATTACCCCTGGCGGGGGACCGGGTTCCGGCGCCGCTATCTGCTGGGCTGTCTGAAGGCGTTCCTGAAAGCCGGGTTCAAGCGTCAGTTCTACGATCTGGGCAAGGCGAACTACTGGGGTCCGCAGTCGAAAAAGACGGTCAATTTCAATTTCGACCGCACCCGCCAGATCGCTCCGGCCCAGATCGACGACTGGCAGGCGAACGCCGACAAGGCGGCGATCAAGCGCGCGCGGCGTCTGTCTGAAAATCCCGAACCGGTCATGGCCTGCGGCGGCGGGACCGAGCAGATGAAACCGGCGGAAAAGCCCGGCGCGCGGGCCACCCTGATCGACACGCGGTGA
- the bchI gene encoding magnesium chelatase ATPase subunit I, whose amino-acid sequence MGYTFPFSAIVGQDEMKQALMLACVEPRIGGVLVFGDRGTAKSTAVRALAGLLPEIETFESCPYNSAPGDPPPAGDAKSRGAQVRKPTPVVDLPLGVTEDRVVGALDIEKALRKGEKAFEPGLLARANRGFLYIDEVNLLEDHIVDLLLDVAATGENVVERDGLSVRHPAKFVLVGSGNPEEGELRPQLLDRFGLSVEVETPKNIDDRVEVVRRRDAFERDPDAFCAQWKDAEAELRDAVAAAQKKVTTVDAPEAALRRASEVCLALGADGLRGELTLIRAARARAALDGADAITDDHLRAVAPAALRHRLRRDPLDEAGSSVRIERGLTEAFAA is encoded by the coding sequence ATGGGCTACACCTTTCCGTTTTCCGCCATCGTCGGACAGGACGAGATGAAGCAGGCGCTGATGCTGGCCTGCGTCGAGCCGCGGATCGGCGGGGTTCTGGTGTTCGGCGACCGGGGCACGGCGAAGTCCACCGCCGTCAGGGCGCTGGCCGGGCTGCTTCCCGAGATCGAGACGTTCGAGTCCTGCCCCTACAACTCCGCGCCCGGCGATCCGCCGCCGGCAGGCGACGCGAAGTCGCGCGGCGCGCAGGTCAGAAAGCCCACCCCGGTGGTCGATCTGCCGCTGGGGGTGACCGAGGACCGGGTGGTCGGTGCGCTCGATATCGAAAAAGCGCTGCGCAAGGGCGAGAAGGCGTTCGAGCCGGGCCTGCTGGCGCGGGCCAATCGTGGCTTTCTCTATATCGACGAGGTCAATCTGCTCGAAGACCACATCGTCGATCTATTGCTCGACGTGGCGGCGACCGGCGAGAACGTGGTCGAGCGCGACGGGCTGAGCGTGCGCCATCCGGCGAAATTCGTCCTGGTCGGCAGCGGCAACCCCGAAGAGGGCGAGCTGCGGCCCCAGCTGCTCGACCGGTTCGGCCTGTCGGTCGAGGTCGAGACGCCGAAAAACATCGACGACCGGGTCGAGGTCGTCCGCCGCCGCGACGCCTTCGAGCGCGATCCCGACGCCTTCTGCGCCCAGTGGAAGGACGCCGAGGCGGAGCTGCGCGACGCCGTCGCGGCCGCGCAGAAGAAGGTCACCACGGTCGACGCGCCTGAAGCGGCGCTGCGGCGCGCCTCTGAGGTTTGCCTCGCGCTCGGCGCGGACGGTCTGCGCGGCGAGCTGACGCTGATCCGCGCCGCCCGCGCCAGGGCCGCGCTCGACGGCGCGGACGCGATCACCGACGATCATTTGCGGGCCGTCGCGCCCGCCGCACTGCGCCACCGGCTGCGCCGCGATCCGCTGGACGAGGCGGGCTCTTCGGTGCGGATCGAACGCGGCCTCACCGAGGCCTTCGCCGCGTGA
- a CDS encoding magnesium chelatase subunit D: MTETAHTPRGWAQARLAAALLAIDPGLGGAVLTARAGPARDAWLDYFRSLLNDDTPWRRIPASVNDEALLGGIDLTATLKAGKPVRRAGLLEQIGRYGVGVLAMAERAEAGLAGRLAAALEGAAPPLIVALDESADPDEAPPAALAERLALQIDLSEVSLGELDAAGPGPEIEDVAMAQVRLPHILNGEAGRALTETAAALGIVSLRAPLMALRAARAAAALAGRDEIAQDDAALAARLVLAPRARQIPQAPEPENPESDEDRAPDDETADSQDEAPDREAESDETDEDALAPDELTEITLEAAAASIPEGLLLKLQAGAAPTRSAGAGRAGAVRKDGLRGRPAGVRRGDPVAGQRLDILATLRAAAPWGKVRRTGLKRFLPGQPIEVRREDFRIKRFKPKAETVTVFIVDASGSLALNRLAEAKGAVELMLAESYVRRDQVALIAFRGPGAETLLPPTRSLTRAKRSLAALPGGGGTPLAAAIEAAEMMAHSSARQGRSVTLVFLTDGAANIARDGTPGRETAQAEAVEAARRLRASGCSALVVDMSRRGAETAKTLAGEMAARYVRLPVADPGALADLARKAAA, from the coding sequence GTGACCGAGACCGCGCATACGCCGCGGGGCTGGGCGCAGGCGCGCCTGGCCGCGGCGCTGCTCGCGATCGATCCGGGGCTCGGGGGCGCGGTGCTGACCGCCCGCGCCGGGCCCGCACGCGACGCCTGGCTCGACTATTTCCGGTCGCTCCTCAACGACGACACGCCCTGGCGGCGCATCCCGGCGTCTGTAAACGACGAGGCGCTTCTAGGCGGGATCGACCTGACCGCCACCCTCAAGGCTGGAAAGCCGGTCCGCCGGGCGGGCCTGCTCGAACAGATCGGCCGTTACGGCGTCGGCGTGCTGGCCATGGCCGAACGCGCAGAGGCGGGCCTGGCCGGCCGGCTCGCCGCCGCGCTGGAAGGCGCAGCGCCGCCGCTGATCGTCGCGCTCGATGAAAGCGCCGACCCCGACGAGGCGCCGCCCGCCGCTCTGGCCGAGCGGCTCGCCCTTCAGATCGACCTCTCGGAGGTTTCTCTCGGCGAACTCGACGCCGCCGGGCCGGGACCGGAGATCGAGGACGTCGCCATGGCGCAGGTGCGCCTGCCCCACATCCTCAACGGCGAGGCCGGGCGCGCCCTGACCGAAACCGCCGCGGCGCTGGGGATCGTCTCGCTGCGCGCGCCGCTGATGGCGCTTCGGGCCGCGCGGGCGGCGGCCGCGCTCGCCGGCCGCGACGAGATCGCCCAGGACGACGCCGCGCTCGCCGCCCGGCTCGTCCTCGCCCCGCGCGCCCGGCAGATCCCCCAGGCGCCCGAGCCGGAAAATCCCGAGAGCGACGAAGATCGCGCGCCTGATGATGAAACCGCCGACTCTCAGGATGAAGCGCCCGATCGGGAGGCTGAATCCGACGAGACTGACGAGGACGCCCTCGCGCCTGACGAACTCACTGAAATCACACTGGAAGCCGCCGCAGCCTCCATCCCCGAAGGCCTGCTTTTGAAGCTTCAGGCCGGCGCCGCGCCCACCCGCTCGGCCGGGGCGGGCCGGGCCGGCGCAGTCCGGAAGGACGGTCTCAGGGGCCGGCCGGCCGGGGTTCGCCGGGGCGATCCGGTCGCGGGACAGCGCCTCGACATCCTCGCCACGCTGCGCGCCGCCGCCCCCTGGGGCAAGGTCCGGCGCACCGGGCTCAAGCGCTTCCTGCCCGGCCAGCCCATCGAGGTCCGGCGCGAGGACTTCCGCATCAAGCGGTTCAAACCAAAGGCGGAAACCGTCACCGTCTTCATCGTCGACGCCTCGGGATCGCTGGCGCTCAATCGTCTGGCCGAAGCCAAGGGCGCGGTCGAACTCATGCTCGCGGAGTCCTATGTGCGCCGCGATCAGGTCGCCCTCATCGCCTTTCGCGGCCCCGGCGCGGAGACGCTTTTACCGCCCACCCGCTCGCTCACCCGCGCCAAGCGCAGCCTCGCCGCCTTGCCCGGCGGCGGCGGAACGCCCCTGGCCGCAGCGATCGAAGCCGCTGAAATGATGGCGCATTCTTCGGCCAGGCAGGGCCGGAGCGTGACCCTGGTCTTCCTCACCGACGGCGCAGCCAACATCGCTCGCGACGGCACGCCGGGGCGGGAAACCGCCCAGGCCGAAGCGGTCGAGGCGGCCCGCCGGCTGCGCGCTTCGGGCTGCTCGGCGCTGGTGGTCGACATGTCCCGCCGCGGCGCGGAAACCGCGAAAACCCTCGCCGGCGAGATGGCCGCCCGCTATGTGCGCCTGCCGGTCGCAGACCCCGGCGCGCTCGCCGATCTGGCGCGGAAGGCCGCAGCGTGA